The Streptomyces sp. NBC_00344 genome includes a window with the following:
- a CDS encoding sensor histidine kinase, translated as MLTAAAVAFAVAVVSVICWFLVQGKLYNEVDSNLEGMVKDGRPPSALAVTNVLNNCSRTPPPRQDIGGGPQNLYYYQLVEADGTYCVAGTAPAVKVEAGDKQVARDSATSRGRYRNGTDAEGHPVRVLTTPMPVDGPVAVYPRVARMVSLSLTDTRNTLNELALLLLGVSGLGVVGAGAAGLGIARAGLKPVDELAEAVEHVARTEDLTVRIPAEGEDELARLSRSFNSMTAALGDSRERQAQLIADAGHELRTPLTSLRTNIELLARSEETGRAIPPDDRRALMSSVKAQMTELAALIGDLQELSRPDATRSGPQKVVALHDIARTALERARLRGPELVITADLQSWYVQAEPAALERAVVNVLDNAVKFSPAGGTVEVALRRGELTVRDHGPGIPSDDLPHVFERFWRSPSARSLPGSGLGLSIVARTVQQSGGEITLRPAPGGGTEARIRIPGVPTPPPSEAP; from the coding sequence ATGCTGACCGCCGCCGCGGTGGCCTTCGCGGTGGCCGTGGTGTCGGTGATCTGCTGGTTCCTGGTGCAGGGGAAGCTGTACAACGAGGTCGACTCGAATCTCGAGGGCATGGTCAAGGACGGCCGTCCGCCCTCGGCTCTCGCCGTCACCAACGTCCTCAACAACTGCTCCCGGACGCCGCCGCCCCGGCAGGACATCGGGGGCGGCCCCCAGAACCTGTACTACTACCAGCTGGTGGAGGCCGACGGCACCTACTGCGTGGCGGGCACCGCCCCTGCCGTCAAGGTGGAGGCCGGCGACAAGCAGGTGGCGCGGGACTCGGCCACGTCCAGAGGCAGATACCGCAACGGCACCGACGCCGAGGGGCATCCCGTACGCGTGCTGACCACGCCGATGCCCGTCGACGGGCCGGTCGCGGTCTATCCGCGGGTCGCGCGCATGGTCTCGCTCTCCCTGACGGACACCCGGAACACCCTCAACGAACTGGCCCTGCTCCTCCTCGGCGTGTCCGGGCTCGGCGTCGTCGGGGCGGGCGCCGCGGGTCTGGGGATCGCCCGCGCCGGTCTCAAGCCGGTCGACGAGCTGGCCGAGGCCGTGGAACACGTGGCCCGCACCGAGGACCTCACCGTGCGCATCCCCGCCGAGGGCGAGGACGAACTCGCCAGGCTCTCCCGCTCCTTCAACTCCATGACGGCCGCCCTCGGCGACTCCCGTGAGCGCCAGGCACAGCTCATCGCGGACGCCGGGCACGAGCTCCGTACCCCGCTCACCTCGCTGCGCACCAACATCGAACTGCTCGCCAGGAGCGAGGAGACCGGCCGCGCGATCCCGCCGGACGACCGCAGGGCCCTGATGTCGTCCGTCAAGGCACAGATGACCGAACTGGCCGCCCTGATCGGTGACCTCCAGGAGCTGTCCCGCCCCGACGCCACCCGATCCGGACCCCAGAAGGTCGTCGCGTTGCACGACATCGCCCGCACCGCGCTCGAGCGGGCGCGGCTTCGCGGACCGGAGCTGGTCATCACGGCCGATCTCCAGTCCTGGTACGTCCAGGCGGAGCCCGCCGCACTGGAGCGGGCCGTGGTCAACGTGCTCGACAACGCGGTCAAGTTCAGCCCGGCCGGGGGGACCGTCGAGGTCGCGCTGCGCCGGGGTGAACTGACGGTCCGGGACCACGGCCCCGGCATCCCGTCCGATGACCTGCCCCACGTCTTCGAGCGCTTCTGGCGTTCACCGTCCGCGCGTTCACTGCCGGGCTCGGGACTCGGGCTCTCGATCGTGGCCCGCACGGTCCAGCAGTCGGGCGGCGAGATCACGCTCCGACCGGCGCCCGGCGGCGGCACCGAGGCAAGGATCCGTATCCCGGGTGTCCCGACACCGCCGCCCTCCGAGGCCCCCTGA
- a CDS encoding LmeA family phospholipid-binding protein has protein sequence MRPPTRIAPHPYNPYDQLAQLRDPEPGHEPYPYDESDPLDLGLKADDETDDDTWSPPDHRGRGRLAAVSSVVKIAVAALVCTGFLFLSDRLAELYAQDKAADKLQQSLHLATKPEVDIHGFPFLTQLMDKRIDRVDVAVPDVAADRVSLAEVRATAKDVRITGDLPTSIKGAVVGSMDGDVFLSFDDMNRELGASQVKFTDAGQDSVKVAGGLPVAGKDVRVRAEAHIRREGGRAVSTTVDHMQLDIPGIATYTPGKDRAHSGLRLAPEAVARIAREKKHIRALLAVPAVVDRIGVPHDRVRQALRSDDELHRLIGTPRFAHQLMQINLVDVVLAHPWLLEKAGIDPKLVGAVMNLRLPELSDRLSLSFKLPKAPGQLRLRHVVVEDKGIRADLAGSGLHWGK, from the coding sequence ATGCGACCCCCCACACGCATAGCCCCGCATCCCTACAATCCCTACGACCAGCTGGCACAACTCCGCGACCCGGAGCCGGGCCACGAGCCGTACCCGTACGACGAGAGCGACCCGCTCGACCTCGGTCTGAAGGCCGATGACGAGACCGACGACGACACATGGTCGCCGCCCGACCACCGCGGACGCGGACGCCTCGCCGCCGTCTCATCGGTGGTGAAGATCGCCGTCGCCGCGCTGGTCTGCACCGGATTCCTCTTCCTCAGCGACCGTCTCGCCGAGCTCTACGCGCAGGACAAGGCCGCCGACAAGCTCCAGCAGTCTCTGCATCTGGCGACCAAGCCCGAGGTGGACATCCACGGATTCCCCTTCCTCACCCAGCTGATGGACAAGCGCATCGACCGGGTCGACGTCGCCGTCCCCGATGTGGCGGCGGACCGCGTCTCGCTCGCCGAGGTCAGGGCCACCGCCAAGGACGTACGGATCACCGGCGACCTCCCCACATCGATCAAGGGCGCGGTCGTCGGCTCCATGGACGGCGACGTGTTTCTGTCCTTCGACGACATGAACCGTGAACTGGGCGCTTCACAGGTGAAGTTCACCGACGCCGGCCAGGACTCGGTGAAGGTGGCGGGCGGGCTGCCCGTCGCGGGCAAGGACGTACGGGTCAGGGCCGAGGCGCACATCCGCCGGGAGGGCGGCCGCGCGGTCTCCACCACGGTCGACCACATGCAGCTCGACATCCCCGGTATCGCCACCTACACGCCGGGCAAGGACCGCGCCCACTCCGGCCTGCGGCTGGCCCCCGAGGCGGTGGCCAGGATCGCCCGGGAGAAGAAGCACATCAGGGCGCTGCTGGCGGTGCCGGCCGTGGTCGACCGGATCGGCGTACCCCATGACCGGGTACGGCAGGCGCTGCGCAGCGACGACGAACTCCACCGGCTGATCGGCACACCGCGCTTCGCCCATCAGCTGATGCAGATCAATCTGGTCGACGTGGTGCTGGCCCACCCCTGGCTGCTGGAGAAGGCGGGCATCGACCCCAAGCTGGTCGGCGCCGTCATGAACCTGCGACTGCCGGAGCTCTCCGACCGGCTCTCGCTGTCGTTCAAGCTGCCCAAGGCCCCCGGGCAGCTGCGGCTGCGCCATGTGGTCGTCGAGGACAAGGGAATCCGTGCGGACCTGGCGGGTTCGGGGCTGCACTGGGGCAAGTAG
- a CDS encoding LacI family DNA-binding transcriptional regulator produces MAKVTRDDVARLAGTSTAVVSYVINNGPRPVAPATRERVVNAIKELGYRPDRVAQAMASRRTDLIGMIVPDARQPFFGEMAHAVEQAAAERGKMVLVGNSDYRDEREVHYLRAFLGMRVSGLILVSQGMSERAAAEIEAWDARVVLLHERPEAIDDVAVVTDDIGGAQLATRHLLEHGYAYVACLGGVESTPAVGDPVADHVEGWRRAMQESGRSVEGRLFQAPYNRYDAYRVSLELLAGPDRPPAIFCSTDDQAIGVLRAARELRIDVPGELAVAGFDDVKEAALTDPPLTTVYSDRPAMARSAVDLVLDDSLRVAGSRRERLKQFPSALVVRRSCGCE; encoded by the coding sequence GTGGCCAAGGTGACGCGGGACGACGTAGCGCGACTGGCGGGGACTTCGACCGCCGTCGTCAGCTATGTCATCAACAACGGACCGAGGCCGGTCGCCCCGGCCACGCGCGAGCGGGTAGTCAACGCGATCAAGGAGCTGGGGTACCGGCCGGACCGGGTGGCGCAGGCGATGGCCTCGCGCCGTACCGATCTCATAGGAATGATCGTGCCGGACGCCAGGCAGCCCTTCTTCGGGGAGATGGCGCACGCGGTGGAACAGGCCGCAGCCGAGCGCGGAAAAATGGTCCTGGTCGGCAATTCCGACTACCGCGACGAGCGTGAGGTCCACTACCTGCGGGCCTTTCTCGGGATGCGGGTCTCCGGTCTGATCCTGGTCAGCCAGGGCATGAGCGAGCGCGCGGCGGCCGAGATCGAGGCCTGGGACGCCAGGGTGGTGCTGCTGCACGAGCGCCCCGAGGCCATCGACGACGTGGCCGTCGTCACGGACGACATCGGCGGCGCCCAGCTCGCCACCCGCCATCTGCTGGAACACGGCTACGCGTACGTGGCCTGCCTCGGCGGTGTCGAGTCGACGCCGGCCGTCGGCGACCCGGTGGCCGACCATGTCGAAGGCTGGCGGCGGGCCATGCAGGAATCCGGCCGCTCCGTCGAGGGGCGGCTCTTCCAGGCCCCGTACAACCGCTACGACGCCTACCGGGTCTCGCTCGAGCTGCTCGCCGGCCCCGACAGGCCCCCGGCGATCTTCTGCTCCACCGACGACCAGGCGATCGGCGTGCTGCGGGCGGCGCGCGAACTGCGGATCGATGTGCCGGGCGAGCTGGCCGTGGCCGGCTTCGACGACGTCAAGGAAGCGGCGCTGACCGACCCGCCGCTCACCACCGTGTACTCCGACCGCCCCGCGATGGCGCGGTCGGCGGTGGATCTCGTGCTCGACGATTCACTGCGGGTCGCCGGATCCCGGCGGGAACGGCTGAAGCAGTTCCCTTCGGCGCTCGTCGTACGCCGTTCCTGCGGCTGCGAGTAA
- a CDS encoding response regulator transcription factor yields the protein MSPAEDGRDQQRILIVDDEPAVREALQRSLAFEGYGTEVAVDGLDALTKAVPYDPDLVVLDIQMPRMDGLTAARRLRASGSTTPILMLTARDTVGDRVTGLDAGADDYLVKPFELDELFARIRALLRRSSYAAAAGQEPDDNVLAFADLRMDLSTREVVRGERRVELTRTEFTLLEMFLAHPRQVLTREQILKAVWGFDFEPSSNSLDVYVMYLRRKTEAGGEPRLVHTVRGVGYALRTGSAE from the coding sequence ATGAGCCCCGCCGAAGACGGCCGCGACCAGCAACGCATCCTGATCGTCGACGACGAACCCGCCGTACGCGAAGCGCTGCAGCGCAGCCTCGCCTTCGAGGGGTACGGAACGGAGGTCGCGGTCGACGGGCTCGACGCGCTCACCAAAGCAGTCCCCTACGACCCCGATCTGGTGGTCCTGGACATCCAGATGCCGCGGATGGACGGCCTGACCGCCGCCCGCCGACTGCGCGCCTCCGGGTCGACGACACCGATCCTGATGCTCACCGCCCGTGACACGGTCGGCGACCGGGTCACCGGACTCGACGCGGGCGCCGACGACTATCTGGTGAAACCGTTCGAACTCGACGAGCTGTTCGCCCGTATCCGTGCGCTGCTGCGCCGCAGTTCCTACGCTGCCGCGGCGGGTCAGGAGCCCGACGACAATGTGCTGGCCTTCGCCGATCTGCGGATGGATCTGTCCACCCGCGAGGTCGTGCGCGGGGAGCGCAGGGTCGAACTGACCCGCACCGAATTCACCCTGCTCGAGATGTTCCTGGCACATCCGCGCCAGGTACTCACCCGGGAGCAGATCCTGAAGGCGGTGTGGGGCTTCGACTTCGAGCCGAGCTCCAACTCGCTGGACGTGTACGTGATGTATCTGCGCAGGAAGACGGAGGCGGGCGGCGAGCCGAGGCTGGTGCACACGGTCCGGGGCGTGGGCTATGCCCTGCGCACCGGGAGCGCGGAGTGA
- a CDS encoding S1C family serine protease — translation MTENPEQYPTSQHEDAYAARSYPPPPAHEPSAAWPPPAPAADPARPRRAKRPIALLAAVAIVAAAVGGGTAVLAESLLDNGSSGNPAGTVSGTTVSQSSRGTVSGVAQAVSPSIVEIKATSSAGQSTGAGVIISSAGEIVTNNHVISGATSVKVTMNNGRSYTAKVVGTDPGKDLALVDVDGASGLKPASLGDSGNVAVGDQVVAIGSPEGLTGTVTSGIVSALNRDVTVAKDGGQNEQQQQQQGGGEGNWPFQFGGRQFNGDTGESTTTYKALQTDASLNPGNSGGALINMNGEIIGINSAMYSSASQSSDSSSSAGSVGLGFAIPINTVKADLADLRAGGSNSNS, via the coding sequence ATGACCGAGAACCCGGAGCAGTACCCCACCTCGCAGCATGAAGATGCGTATGCGGCCCGGTCCTACCCGCCGCCGCCCGCCCACGAGCCGTCTGCGGCCTGGCCCCCTCCGGCTCCCGCGGCGGACCCCGCCCGCCCCCGGCGGGCGAAGCGGCCGATCGCCCTGCTCGCAGCGGTCGCCATCGTCGCGGCCGCCGTCGGCGGCGGTACGGCGGTACTGGCCGAGTCGCTGCTGGACAACGGCAGCAGCGGCAACCCGGCAGGCACGGTCAGCGGCACCACCGTCTCGCAGTCGAGCCGGGGCACGGTCTCCGGTGTCGCCCAGGCCGTGTCGCCGAGCATCGTCGAGATCAAGGCCACGTCCAGCGCCGGTCAGTCCACCGGAGCAGGCGTGATCATCAGCTCGGCCGGCGAGATCGTCACCAACAACCATGTGATCTCCGGCGCCACCTCGGTCAAGGTCACCATGAACAACGGCAGGTCGTACACCGCGAAGGTCGTCGGCACCGACCCGGGCAAGGACCTCGCCCTTGTCGATGTGGACGGCGCGAGCGGTCTGAAGCCGGCCTCGCTCGGCGACTCCGGCAATGTCGCCGTCGGCGACCAGGTCGTGGCGATCGGTTCCCCCGAGGGCCTGACGGGAACGGTCACCAGCGGCATCGTCTCCGCCCTGAACCGGGACGTCACCGTCGCCAAGGACGGGGGGCAGAACGAGCAGCAGCAACAGCAACAGGGCGGCGGCGAAGGCAACTGGCCCTTCCAGTTCGGTGGCCGGCAGTTCAACGGGGACACGGGCGAGTCCACCACCACCTACAAGGCGCTGCAGACCGACGCCTCGCTCAACCCGGGCAACTCCGGTGGCGCGCTGATCAACATGAACGGCGAGATCATCGGCATCAACTCCGCGATGTACTCGTCTGCTTCGCAGAGCAGCGACAGTTCCAGCAGCGCGGGCAGCGTCGGTCTCGGTTTCGCCATCCCGATCAACACCGTGAAGGCCGACCTCGCCGACCTGAGGGCCGGCGGAAGCAACAGCAACAGCTAG
- a CDS encoding response regulator transcription factor, translated as MSSLLLLTNALQPSTEVLPALGLLLHNVRVAPAEGPALVDTPGADVILIDGRRDLPQVRSLCQLLRSTGPGCPLILIVTEGGLAAVTADWGIDDVLLDTAGPAEVEARLRLATGRRQLTSDDSPMEIRNGDLSVDEATYSAKLKGRVLDLTFKEFELLKYLAQHPGRVFTRAQLLQEVWGYDYFGGTRTVDVHVRRLRAKLGPEHESLIGTVRNVGYRFVTPEKAERATDDPRAKTAPRAAGTDSSTFNPETTRTGGTAASPEEAVRPAKR; from the coding sequence ATGAGCTCTCTGCTGCTCCTGACCAATGCCCTTCAGCCGTCGACGGAGGTGCTCCCCGCCCTCGGCCTTCTGCTGCACAACGTGCGGGTCGCCCCCGCCGAGGGCCCGGCCCTCGTCGACACCCCCGGTGCCGATGTGATCCTCATCGACGGGAGGCGTGACCTGCCGCAGGTCCGCAGCCTCTGTCAGCTGCTCCGTTCCACCGGGCCCGGCTGTCCGCTGATCCTGATCGTGACCGAGGGCGGTCTCGCGGCCGTCACCGCCGACTGGGGCATCGACGACGTACTGCTCGACACCGCGGGCCCCGCCGAGGTCGAGGCGCGGCTGCGCCTCGCCACCGGCCGGCGGCAGCTCACATCCGACGACTCCCCGATGGAGATCCGCAACGGCGACCTCTCCGTCGACGAGGCGACGTACAGCGCGAAGCTCAAGGGCCGGGTGCTGGACCTGACCTTCAAGGAGTTCGAGCTGCTCAAGTACCTCGCCCAGCATCCGGGACGGGTCTTCACCCGGGCCCAGCTGCTCCAGGAGGTCTGGGGCTACGACTACTTCGGCGGCACCCGCACGGTGGACGTCCATGTGCGGCGGCTGCGGGCCAAGCTCGGTCCGGAGCACGAGTCGCTGATCGGTACGGTCCGCAACGTCGGCTACCGCTTCGTCACCCCCGAGAAGGCCGAGCGGGCAACCGACGATCCCAGGGCGAAGACCGCCCCCCGGGCCGCCGGCACCGACTCGTCAACCTTCAATCCGGAAACCACCCGTACGGGAGGCACTGCGGCCTCGCCCGAGGAAGCTGTCCGACCTGCAAAACGGTAG